From the genome of Lutzomyia longipalpis isolate SR_M1_2022 chromosome 2, ASM2433408v1, one region includes:
- the LOC129789131 gene encoding larval cuticle protein A3A-like: MLKACCLFLLAIAATVNAVAIGVAAPAAVLKTEEYDAHPQYSFSYDVKDAITGDNKNQHETRDGDVVQGQYSLIEPDGTRRTVDYTADPVNGFNAVVTKTAGEHVVKAVAPAVAVAHAPVAVAHAPVAVAHAPVAVAHAPLAVAHAPVAYAHHAPAIVAHTAPAYYSQPAAVVHHAPSLLAHHVAAPVVAHHAPALYSHAPIYSSAYLHR, encoded by the exons atgcTCAAG GCTTGTTGTCTCTTCCTCCTGGCCATTGCAGCCACGGTGAATGCAGTGGCGATTGGTGTTGCAGCTCCTGCTGCCGTCTTGAAG ACGGAGGAATACGATGCTCATCCGCAATATTCCTTCTCTTATGATGTGAAAGATGCCATTACGGGTGACAACAAAAATCAACATGAGACACGCGACGGAGACGTAGTCCAGGGACAATATTCACTTATTGAGCCAGACGGTACTCGCAGAACTGTGGATTATACGG CTGATCCTGTGAATGGTTTCAATGCAGTTGTAACTAAAACCGCTGGGGAGCATGTTGTGAAAGCTGTGGCACCTGCTGTTGCCGTTGCTCACGCACCCGTTGCCGTTGCCCATGCTCCTGTTGCTGTAGCCCACGCACCCGTTGCTGTGGCTCATGCTCCCCTAGCTGTGGCTCATGCACCCGTTGCCTATGCCCATCATGCACCTGCAATTGTAGCTCACACCGCTCCTGCCTACTACTCCCAACCTGCTGCAGTAGTCCATCATGCACCGAGCCTTTTAGCACATCATGTAGCAGCACCTGTTGTGGCTCATCACGCACCTGCTCTTTACTCGCACGCCCCCATCTACTCATCGGCCTACCTTCATCGTTAA